From the Elaeis guineensis isolate ETL-2024a chromosome 16, EG11, whole genome shotgun sequence genome, the window CATCCAAAAGTGATAGGACTCAATTGCATTTTTTATGCATTTTTTTGAATTCTTTTTCATGTTTTCTATAGGTCGGAACTTCTGAAGTATCCAatgggaaaaaaaggaaaaggaaatagAAGAGCTACATGTTATCCATTAAATTTTCTCCTCTGCATATACAAAAAACAATTGCATATTTAATCTTAGTTGCTCAAAAATGCATCTTATTCACCAAATGTTCTAAAATCTTAGTTGTTTATGAACATGCATTTACATGCGACTGATCCATTATTCTAAGCTTTAAAAATCTTTGCTgccatttcttcttcttctccttttttgctGAAAAATACTATACCCTTGATTGGTTTATTTTTTACCTGAATGAGAAAAACAAAGGCaaaccaaaataaaatttgaacagATATTGATAGAAATTCAAAATATCCTACCTTATGAGTTGTATCCAATCATCAATTATTTCTTACTCTCTCAAGTAGTATTTCCTCTTGTATTCTTTCGGACTGCCTTGGTGATGACCTTGTGTGTTAAAATAAAAATCGGTTGCTATGGCACTCTACTCTTGCATGCAGTAGAGCTTTTTAACATGTATCCACAATTTTTGTGATTCGTGGCTAGAGGCATCATTTACTGTCCCCCATAACTAGCTAGTCTAGTGAACTGGCTTGTTCTGGAAGGGTGATTTCAAATTTGCAATATCATCTCCCATCTGGGGAAGTTAAGGAAGAGATGCTTAATTTTTGTGCTTAAAGGGGAGAAATCATTAAGCCAAGTAACAAGATGCTCGGCTTTGAGTTGTTATATGGAAGGAATATATTCTAGTTCTAGCCAAAATTGAccacatgttttttttttttttgatacatcggatgatttaaattaaataagaaagtatattttttatcaaaattgacATGTTTCAAGTTGATTTATTTGTAATATGAATTGAGCTTGATTGAGGAACTTGCCCAGCCAACTTGAGCCTCATGTTCGCATTTGCAAGACTCAAAGCATTCAGGCTTGTCTTGTTTATGACACAAACTTCTCGAGATATTTAGGTATTATTTTCTAGTTTTTTTGGGTCACAAAGTGGTATTTTTCTAGTTGAACTAAACTTGAACATCTTTATTATCGAGGTTCATTTGCAGCCAAAGTTGTGCATGGTGGAATGAAATGCCCCCCATGTTACTACCaaacaaatttatttttataatcaagaACTTATTCCATGCTTTTGGGTCCGACATTTACTTCAATTATTACTGGAAGAACTTTTTCTTTGAAGAGTATGATCAGCCAAGCTTGTGGCTTGTTGACGGAATCCTATGGAAACAGCATCACAAAAGATCATCGGCAAACAGTTCtggccttttttatttttttgttacataAACAGTTCTGGCTTAGGAGTCACGATCATGACTAAGCTTTAGGCCGCGTTTGGCAtcgttacttttttttttttaatggaaatataaaactctttttttttcaaattttttaataataaaaaatgctTGATCTTTTAATAATAAAAGTGAAAAGCTATGGCGTAGGTTGGAAACATGGAACCGGGCAAGAATCGAAAGAATGGGGAGTAGGGGGGTGGGggtaaggctgcaaatggatccgaAAGGATGCGGAGGATGGGAGGGGGCAATCGGGAACAATGCAAGGGGAGCAAGATTGTTGATGCATGATCCAATCTAGCTTGATTTGCTTAGACCTGATCTAATATATTATAAAGGACCAGTAGAGCCAAGTTGGGTTTTAAATTTGGATATGTTCTATTTTTTGGATCAAATTCAGATTTATTGAATTCAGACTTGACCTGACCCAATCTGAACTTATCATGCCATTAAGATCCAAACTTATTTGAGCCTCTGGATATTGACTCTGGGataaagatagatttaaaattatttttatatcttaatttattTTGAGAACAATATTATTCTATTCTATATAATTAATAGTAGTTGGACATGTGATAATTAGAATGTAGTTGGCTATGTTTGATCTGAACTCAATCTAAAACTAAATTCTGGTTGAGACTGAATTATATATGGATCCGGTTTGATTCGAATAATCCGTTGGATTGAAAACTATAGCCATGGATTCGATTCAATACAATTTTCTATTGTATTGGGTACAGGTCCAATATtatgatttgatcaaaaaatcaaattGGGTCGGACTCACTTATAACCAGACTTGACTTATCCATTTACATGCCTAGATGGGAGTCAAGAATTTAGGAACAACAATAGACGACAAATGCCTAGAAAATGAATGGAAATGGAGAATGAAAGGATGGATGGACAATGATGGAAGATGGATTCCAGGAACAAATGGATGTATGAATAGGAGATGGTGGGACCAACGAGGATGATGGCAAAGTggcaaaaaaaaatcatcaaagagATAGATAGCAGTGAGGAGGAGGAGGGCAGAGAAAGCCACGAGGAGGTCAAAAGATGGAGTTGAAATTGATGGATTGGGCGGAGAGGATGAGAGAGaggtaaaaaaaagatttttttaaaaaataaatatattttttttactttcattttttttaaaaataataaaagtatttTTAAACAATAGAAATagataattaaatatattttttgcatcaaattttgtatatttaaaaaaaaaaagaaaataaaagatatgGCTCTAGCGTGGACTGTTTTCATATTCATGTTGTATCGATATTCTATTttgtctggaaaaaaaaaaaaaaaaaggacgccGGGTCAAACATTCCAAAGAAAATTTTCAAGGAAATCATTccaaaaaatattctaggcaaAAGCATCGGCCCCAATTTAAAGAACATAAAAAAAGATATCCCTTAGCTTCGGCTGCTCGGAGGAAATGGGTCATCCGACGGTGCGTGTGCCGACAACCTTCTGAAAGTCGCAAGACACGGTGACCAAAAAACACAAACAAGTAATTTATTGCCACCTTAGAGCCAACACTCGGTGTCTACATGATTCCATTTATCAGGTTGGATGGTGGAGACTAAAAGGCCTAAAAAGTGTTGTATTAGCTTCTAAATGACCGCACTTACCCACTAATCAAAGTGTGTTCATTAAATGAATATTATAACTAAGTAGCAATCAGCAGTGAAAGGTGCATCGTGGAATGTTCTAGGAAGGTCAAATCGATactgaaatttgattttttttttttggttatgtaGTTCATATCTATCTAATTAGAAtgcatccaaaaaaaaatctgaaaataaaatatcatgaaaCAAGGGAGATATCCTCGTTGGATCCGGCCATCATGCACCATCTGAAGGATTCGCTACATAGGATGCCATCCTATCTGCTGTTTGATTTGTTTCTCAATAAATGTATGCAACATGAAAGGTTATGCAGCTCTTGGCGGTCTCCAAAAGTCCAATAGTAAAGATGTCCGTCCACAAACTTGATTTGCCTTGAACCCATCCAATCACCAACGAAGAATCATTTTCAAAGAAAATATGATTAGCTTTTAGTGTGataacagttttttttttttttgatagaaaatgaaaaattttctatccagagttttgtattaaaaaatataaatattaattatatagaaGAGAGatgtaagaaaaaaattaagagattGAGAGGTCTGTCCATTACAAAAAGAGGCTATAATAAAAAAGAATAACGAAGCCCCCTCAGCTTCTAAAAGACCTTAAAAAGAAAAGACTATGCTTAGATTTATGTATTGAATTATGGAATACTATAATATTTGTCTTTTGctatttttctttccatcaattttttttagaatttttatcatTTCTGTAAGTGCATCTTTTACTTTCTGCTGATAGCACGATGTCCAATTTTCAAAGAGAATGATATGTTTATTATAAATACTGTTCACAGAAAGAGCTTCAAATTGaaagatttttctcttttttttttaaaatcgttTAGAAAATCATAATGATCAACGATCCCATGCATTTTTCTTCGGTCTATCTATTAAGTTGCTTCTCTATTCTCTTTCACAAACTGTCGATAGAACTAGGGAGTTGGAAACTTTTCATTTTTTTGAGCTATTTTCGGTCAAACAGATACAGAAAAGTTACCAAAAAGGAGCAAATGATCACTCTTTTCCTCTTCAGTGCCACATGGCAGACAGAAAGTTGGCcctttcattttctctctctcttttttttttttcaaattttttccttTCCGAATCCTATTATAAAAAGCTAGCCTCAACTTCCAAGACCTCCCTCGACTTTGCTCCAAAAACTAAGACATCAAATATCCTTTCTCCTTATTTATGTCCCTCTAAAATACATATCTCAAATTGCATGCCAAAAACCAATGAGCACCATCCCTAATATCAACGACTGGCCATATGTCCAAGCCTACATGTTGTTAGTTTCCCAAATTCTAAGCGCTACATTTACAAAGAAGCCAAAGTGCCAAACCTAGCTCAAACTTCAACTCACATCACATAGAATGAGTATTCAAGCTTCACTCAGCTATTCATGTTCTGTTGGACGTGGCTGATGAGCCACTTGACTGAACCGGTTTTTAAGCCAAACCAGAGCCTATATACCAAACTTTCAAGACCTGATTAAGCTTATCCATTGCCCAGCCTTATAATGTGGCTTAAGCTCATTTCTTTCCTGATCACGCAACTATTAAGCCACTTAAAAAGCTGATCACAAAGTTGGGCATCTGGCATGCACCAGCTATGCAATCATACAGCTACATGGCAAATGCTGCAACACCATAACATTTGTTTTTAGTGAGTCATGCGCCAAGCCTCACGTCCGCTTTCCCCTTCTAACTCACAACCAGGAAACAAAAGGAGCAGCGAGCcaaaatcctctctctctctctctctctctctctctctctctctgctgaAAGGGAAACTTCTTCGTTCCCGGTCCCTTCTGAAGGATTGTTACGGTGTcgtatcaggaaaaaaaaaaaaaaaaaatcataccaaTCTTGAAATAAGATGCATGAATcaaaacaatatatatatatatatatatatatatatatatatatatatatatatatatataaatcaataGAAATATCCGATATAGCAATCTACAATATCGTTCCAAAATAATCAGCCATATATATCGCCATCCAAGCAGCATCACTATTAGCTTCTTGGAAAAAATGAATTACCTGAGTAGGAGCTATTCTTCAATAATCATGTATTAATGGATGGAAGTTTCAGAATTTAGTGAATTTAACAACTACCATATCACTGTCAATGAATTTTCccttcaaaaataatatgaaatgtCTTAAGATACTttgtcccatgtaacaaacttTCTCAAGCAGTTTATGTCAAAAAGTTTAATTTTATTAGTTGTAGCTAATGCACCACTTTAACTTTTAATAACAAAAGTGGGCATCTTAAGAGGTCTTCCTTTCAAATTTAGCCGGTCCTTATGCATCCTTTTTTTGAGCCACTGAATCCCTGTTTTCCACTTTCCTAGTAAATATTCGGAACGAATAACTAGGAAGTCCAATTCATTCATCTCTGGTCTGGAAGGAATACTCAAAAAGGCAGCAAATTGTATAACCACCTTTTTCACTCTTTGATTGCCAGCCGATGCGTTAGCAATGATGAATGTTCTCACCAGGACTACAACCTTTGGCTTAAAAATGAAGAGGATCAAATTCTCCCATTAATGGATCCTTTCCAGAGTTAATTAATACTTaactatttaataaaaataaaagaagaaaaaaaaaaaaggctattcATCCCCTCGAATCTTTGACCATCATTTTCAAAAATAACGGTTACCAAACATGTACCATGATAATAGAAAATAACCAGTGATAaacaaaatgataaatattattaccaataataaaatgaaatattaaactttattattaattaccaaaaatgttaCCTATTATAACTATTGGTTCCACAAAACATATATCCATGAGAATCTAGCAGGCACCATTCAAAACATATTGATGCAAATTAAAGCAAGCAAACCAAGATAAAAGCGAGAGTGAAATTAAGTGCTTCACTACCCTTCAATGCTTTCTGCTCTTGTCTTCGTTTGCTCCAGTTGAATATTTTACATTGCTTCTCCATTCTCTTATTATCTGCTATCTCTGCCTCTATTCATATCATCACTTCTTTATCATGTTTACAGCTAGTAGTCTCTGTCATGTTGTAGTTTGTATGCCTGCATCTTGTTTTCACTACAGTAATAtcctttttttaataaaaaaaaggaaaaaaaaaagcgaGAGTGAAATTATAAACTGCCATTCTGGAAAAGAGAAAGATGTTTCTCTTAAGTCTCAaattacttatattttttttaatattatttgatGTTGCGATCAAGAGCTCGAGCTAGTAATTTAACatataagatattattttttCGGGCATATTTTAGATCTCACATTTTTAACCTTCAATTGACATCTCATATAAAAATGACGATCCTCTTCTATATAAATCAAAGATCTCTTGACTGacttataattaatataaaattaatgatATCCTCTTTTCTACGTCATAATATTTGATATTAGTATAAATACAGAAACTAACTCAAagcatatttttctaaaaatttcactcattatttttattttttacttacaAACAGAATATACAAACATCAAGCCCTAATTCAACTGTAAAAGGACCATTTTTTTGGGAAaaaaacatatttttattttttttttccacaaGAGAAACGGAATACAGAGAGGGAGCTACTTCAGGGCAAGAACTCGCCGTTCTCCCCGGCCTTGGCCCCGCCCTCTGCCGCAGCGGTGGAGGCGGCGGAGGTGGCACCGCACCTCGGGCATCGGGACGGGGTGGGGACGACGAGAATCTGGCGGCAGGAGGGGCAGGACGAGTGGGACGCGAGCCACGTGTCCACGCACGCGACGTGAAACCCGTGGCCGCAGTGCGGGAGGATCCGGATCTCGTCGCCGGCGGCGAACTCGGCAAGGCAGATCGGGCACTCCGCCAGCTTCCCGCCGgcagcggcggcggcggaggcggTGGAACCGTCGAAGGAGAGCGTCGGGAGAGAGCGGAGGGCCTTCTTCTTGAGCCCCTTGGTCGGCGGCAAAGGCTGGGCGGAGGGGGAGGAGCGACGGAGCCAGGCGCAGCGCGCGACGAGGGCGAGGCCCACGACGCAGATTAGGGCGCAAAGCAGCGCCGCCAGGATCACCACCACGTCCGAGTCAACGGCCAGCGGTCCCGGTGGATCCGCCGCTGCTAAGTGGCCGGAGGACTGAAGAAACCTCGTTGGAGAAGGCATTGGTTCGTAGAAGACGGTGGGCAGATGGGGGGCTCGGAATGGGCCTGGTTTATATAGGAAAAGAAACTGGGAAGTATTGcccttattattattttaagaggAGCTGGAAGTGCCAACTGGACGAGAACCccactaatatatatatacaccattatttaaaaatatatatacatatacctatttttttttttgataaatatataaataactaTTTTgatgggtatatatatatatatatatatatatatatatatatatatatatatatatatatatatatatatatatatatatatatatatatatatgacacaCACATATGATGTGACGAATATTTACTTGCTTGACACCGAAGTAAACCGAAATAATGTGATCCTAGAGGTGCCCCAAGTTCTTTATCatagattatgatgaattgaaagtCATGACCACATCAAAATCATAATCTCTACAGCAATTATATCCACTTGACCACGATTGCATGGTAAAAAATAGTTATAATTGTAGTGTAACATGGATATCTATTACTATACGATTGTGGCATGATGAAAATCATTGTTAAATGGTTAACCCACGTTCCATCCATCTCGATAATAATCATCAACTTTCCTCTTTAAATTGAAGGAATCGAGAAATTCTCAAGTAAGTTTTATTTTTCATAGTATTCTTCGTTGaaactctccctctctttccattATTCTCTAAAATCCATATTAAGCATTGAAAGATTTTCTATCAGAAAATCTCCGATAAAAGAACTTGATTTTTAGATCAACTCTGCATTAGCTCTAAATGTCTTTGCTTCATCATTATTCTCCATTGTACCTTGGAAGGTGTTTGCTCCTATTGTCATCCCGTTCGTCTATTAACCTTAGCCAACCTTTAATACTAGCAACAACAaacaatatgtatatatatatatatatatatatatatatatacatgcgcacatacacatacatacatacaaaaacTTGGACTTGGCTCCACTCTAATGAATCTTCACTAAGATCCAATCAAATGTACGTTGGACAATGGAAGTCTTATATTAATCATCCAcgctattagatataatttactATGTTTAAATTGATTTAGGTGACGATGAGATGCATATTAATTGCCACATTTTTGAAGCCAATTTATTGTAGcatcatttttttaatatcaaaaataGCAGCAACAAGAATCCTTCATCTTTGGAACCAAGTCATTTCAACATCATACTCTCTATCAAAAATAGCAATGACAAGCCTCATCCTATTGATTTCTCTACCACTGCCCACATTTCGGATGCAAGATCAATGAAGTATGTGCAGATGTTTAGCCACCGGTGCAAGCGCCAATTCAAAAACTAGCTTTATACTAAAGGTACACAATATAAATCCTATATAACGTCGGACTGAAGTAATTGAGCATTAAGGCTTCAGATCAATCGCCTACCTTCACCTGGTTCACAAAACAGAGACTGACTGTGGTTGGTGCTTAAGAGTAAGTGTGTTTGAAATCAAGCCCTCGTGATTCCCTCCAACATGGCTTATTGACTATAGGCCGTAAAAATCTCTCTGTTTTCTAGTTCATTGCATTCCATGAACATAACTGGTGAAATGTCAAATCTCAAAAGGTCTGCATCGAATGGAATTCTTCCCCACTGACAGTCCAGATATTTTCTTCCAGGCCTCGCTTTTGGGGAGCTTGCACTAATGACTTGTCTCAGTCCACCTCCATTTTGAACAGAGAATTGCAtgtggccaatttaattggtcaTGCTAAGAACAAGCATTAGCTCAGGGTTGGGGCCCTCGAATTGTTCTCATTTAATTGTGTTAATTATTTCAGTGATGAGCCAGGCCCTTCTGTTGCTTTGGCATCTTTAACAAATTAAGGGATCTTATCGATTTATGACATGAGGATGCAGCCATCCGAACATGATGAAATATCTGCATGGTATCTCCTACGAGGGGGATGTTGGCTGAAGCAAAGATGTGGAGGGAGAAGTTTGGAAAACTGAGTTCATTTTCCCTCTCATCCAATTTTGTCAAGTTTAACCACATAACGTTAAATTAAGATGACTCCACCACCATACGGTGAAACGCATTAATCATGGCTGATCAACCAGACAGAGTTTGAAAGAGTTTGAACCCAAAACATCCCAACAAAATTAGAAATCACCTTTTGTAGGGAGATTTTAGTATCCTCAAAATCTCGAAGTTTTAAGTTCTTCCTGATAACTAGTTTGTTCTCAGTCCATTGATAGCCTATCCTTATATCAAACATCAGAGCATAGCGCACGCATTGCAGTAAGGTGGATATTATTCATGAGCTCTTGATCAACATCTTTTTGTGATTGTAATATACAGCAATCTAAACCCATTCCCTTTTTATGAGAGATATCCTTAATTCAATTGATGGCACACACGCCAATTATtgtgagagacagagagagagagagagagagagagagagagagaaggaaaagcTCATTCtattcccttcttcttcttcttcgtctcaCCGTATTCCAATCTTGTAGGAGATACAATGCCAGCACCATAGCAAAGTAGGTTCCTCCGGATTACCAATCTGTTAGTAAACAAAGATTTCTAGACCAAGCCACCAAAAAGCAGGTAAGATTCTCTAGATACATCTGAATGGAGTGACAATGGTGAGTGGAGAGTTGACTGAAGTCCACATCCCTCCTTACCTTCGAGCACATTCTAAGATTTGGATAGAAGGCACTACCTCCAAGATTAACACCACAAGAAAACCGATCACATGGGAACAAGTGGAAAGCAGCCACTCGGACCTACTTCCAGAAAGACCCAAAGTGGGACGAAAGCGGAAGCGACATTCCTCCCGCCTTAAGAGTCCGCTGGTTATGATATCGAGGTCCATGGGAACGCCCCTTTCTGTTCTTTAGGGCCCTCGGATTACTCGTTTCAATCATGTGCTCCCCCTCTCCCCCATCCACGTCCAGTCAGGAGACTAAAAAGCCCCCCCTAAAGTAGGTAGGACAAGATATTTTCGATCCACAGGGGACAGATAACCAGATGGTAACAACAGAAGGATGAGTATGATTCAAGATGGATTAGGTAACACTAATGAAAGCTCTGTTTTAAACAAAACTTTGTGTTAATCACAATGTTTAATAAAGATGGAGTATTTTATAAATACAAGAGTTAAAATTTTAGATCCGTGGAACAGGACTGTTTCGATTTTTCTAATGGAATAGGATACATCGCCGTCCAACCCCGTCCCGATATTTGGAACAGATGATGTCCCAAGACGTCTCGATCAGAATGCTGAGACGCTAGCGGAACGGTCTGTTCCAATACATGGGATGGTATTCCATCCCGATGTCCAACAAGATATCTCAAGACGTCCCGTTGGAACCTGAATTCTGACAAGAACACGCATTGTTATCATTCACATGCATAAGAATGCTCGAGAAGAAGAGAAATATTATCTATGGACATGTGTAAACCCTGAAATGAAATTAGGCTTGTGCGTTACTACTTGCCAATGGGACCCTTGAAGATAATGTGCACAAAACATAATAATAGAATGCTTAGATGGCCAAACGACAAACACATGGAAAGGCCCACAACAACCGGGCTTAAGATGAAACACCTAGGAATTAGTTTTGTAATAT encodes:
- the LOC105037574 gene encoding probable E3 ubiquitin-protein ligase ATL44 — encoded protein: MPSPTRFLQSSGHLAAADPPGPLAVDSDVVVILAALLCALICVVGLALVARCAWLRRSSPSAQPLPPTKGLKKKALRSLPTLSFDGSTASAAAAAGGKLAECPICLAEFAAGDEIRILPHCGHGFHVACVDTWLASHSSCPSCRQILVVPTPSRCPRCGATSAASTAAAEGGAKAGENGEFLP